Proteins found in one Anas platyrhynchos isolate ZD024472 breed Pekin duck chromosome 18, IASCAAS_PekinDuck_T2T, whole genome shotgun sequence genomic segment:
- the PSMD5 gene encoding 26S proteasome non-ATPase regulatory subunit 5, with protein MAEAVAELLERAARRGAPLEELRALRLALQAVPPAALRARLSDDHLGALFGLLSVNDREQVSTCVSILERLLQALDPLYVIQNLKEELQKGLFHPDDSVKILTISQIGRIVENSDAVREILNSPELLRQIINCIGGEKIAVAKEAIKSLSRIAQTQEGLEALFVSSLLSDLKNVMATNDVVRYRVYELIVEISSVSADSLSYCANSGLISDLIGELTGDDVLVRATCIEMVTSLAHTPHGRQYLAQQGVIDKISNIIIGAESDPFSSFYLPGFVKFFGNLAVVDSPQQICERYPIFMEKVFEMAESHDPTMIGVAVDTLGILGSTVEGKQVLQKTRSRFQNLLNKIGHQAKNAPTELRLRCLDAISSLLYLPPEQQTEDLLRMTESWFTSLSSQPLELFRSISTQPFPDLHCGALRVFTAIANQPWAQKLMLNSPGFVEYVVDRSVEPDKASKDAKYELVKALVNSKTIAEIFGNQNYLRLRAYLREGPYYAKAVSTTAVEGAE; from the exons ATGgcggaggcggtggcggagctGCTGGAGCGGGCGGCGAGGCGGGGGGCGCCTCTGGAGGAGCTGCGAGCCCTCCGTTTGGCCCTGCAGGCCGTGCCGCCCGCCGCCCTGCGTGCCCGCCTCAGCGACGACCACCTGGGAGCGCTCTTCGGCCTCCTCAGCGTCAACGACCG GGAGCAGGTTTCTACGTGTGTTTCCATCCTGGAGAGGCTCCTGCAGGCCCTGGACCCGCTCTACGTGATCCAGAACCTgaaagaagagctgcagaaagggcTTTTCCACCCCGACGACTCTGTGAAAATTCTCACCATATCTCAG ATTGGGAGGATTGTTGAAAATTCGGATGCTGTTAGAGAAATTCTCAACAGTCCTGAGCTGTTACGGCAAATAATAAATTGCATCGGTGGAGAGAAAATAGCAGTGGCTAAAGAG GCCATCAAATCTCTCTCAAGAATAGCGCAGACACAAGAGGGCTTAGAGGCTTTATTTGTGAGCAGTTTGTTGAGCGACTTGAAAAATGTTATGGCAACGAATGATGTTGTTCGATACAGAGTGTATGAG TTAATTGTTGAGATTTCTTCGGTGTCAGCAGACTCGCTCAGTTACTGTGCAAACAGTGGATTGATATCGGACTTAATTGGAGAGCTGACTGGAGATGATGTACTGGTCAG aGCTACGTGCATAGAGATGGTGACCTCGCTGGCCCATACTCCGCATGGACGTCAGTACCTTGCTCAACAAGGAGTTATTGATAAAATTTCAAACATCATCATCGGTGCAGAGTCTGATCCTTTCTCAAGCTTCTACTTACCAG GTTTCGTTAAATTTTTTGGGAATCTGGCGGTTGTAGATAGCCCACAGCAGATCTGTGAACGATACCCTATCTTTATGGAAAAAGTCTTTGAAATGGCAGAAAGTCACGATCCAACCATGATTGGAGTGGCTGTGGACACATTGGGAATCCTGGGATCGACTGTAGAAGGCAAACAGGTTTTACAGAAAACTA gaAGCAGATTTCAAAATTTGTTAAACAAAATAGGGCACCAGGCAAAGAATGCCCCTACAGAGCTACGACTTCGATGTTTGGATGCCATTTCATCTCTTCTTTACTTGcct CCGGAGCAGCAGACAGAAGACCTTCTAAGAATGACTGAATCATGGTTCACATCCTTGTCTAGCCAGCCACTGGAACTCTTCAGGAGTATCAGTACTCAGCCGTTCCCTGATCTCCACTGTGGGGCTTTAAGAGTATTTACT GCTATTGCAAATCAACCATGGGCGCAGAAGTTGATGCTGAACAGTCCAGGGTTTGTGGAATACGTCGTAGACAGATCTGTGGAACCTGATAAAGCTTCGAAGGATGCCAAGTATGAACTGGTTAAGGCCCTTGTAAACTCCAAAACAATTGCGGAAATCTTTGGAAATCAGAATTACTTGAGGCTTAGGGCTTACTTGCGTGAAGGCCCCTATTATGCTAAGGCAGTTTCTACTACAGCTGTGGAAGGAGCAGAATAA
- the LOC101796388 gene encoding protein CutA homolog, producing MEALSQRCPLPAAQGCPRPGRGTVLLVMTLSLLMYPVLRSLALQMHAAVTGSYISGTHSIAFINCLNEQIAKDIARGIMDKRLAAYVNILPKSSALYFWKGELEESTEILLLVKTRTSKIGELSNYVRSIHPFEIPEVISLPIDQGNPLYLKWIEENVPRD from the exons ATGGAGGCTctgagccagcgctgccccctgcccgccgcccAGGGCTGCCCCCGGCCGGGCCGCGGCACGGTGCTGCTG GTGATGACTCTGTCTTTACTGATGTATCCAGTGCTGAGAAGTCTTGCTCTCCAGATGCACGCTGCCGTCACTGGCAGCTACATCTCTGGGACCCACTCCATTGCCTTCATCAACTGTCTCAACGAGCAGATTGCCAAGGACATTGCAAG GGGCATCATGGACAAGAGACTGGCTGCCTACGTGAACATCCTGCCGAAGAGCTCGGCCTT GTATTTCTGGAAAGGGGAACTGGAAGAATCCACAGAAATACTGCTG TTAGTGAAAACAAGGACATCCAAAATAGGCGAATTGTCCAACTACGTCAG ATCCATCCATCCCTTTGAAATTCCCGAAGTCATCAGCCTGCCTATTGACCAAGGAAACCCTCTCTACCTCAAATGGATAGAAGAAAACGTCCCACGGGATTAA